Proteins found in one Bremerella volcania genomic segment:
- a CDS encoding FliH/SctL family protein, with protein sequence MAVIKSGKLEHEAHTLSTVAFNLHDVSDKAQSDLNNVKLKAADIIKQAQEQAKQIRAKAEAEGRQAAEQKARESLKIEVDQHAATLLPALRTLVQDLTTERQHWLNQWEKAGLQVAVAIAEKVIRREIASDPQISATLVRESLQLASGCGEIHVRLNPQDLSSMQSGEAMLCDELKKLAATQIIADPSISRGGCVVETKFGSIDNRIETQLSRIADELGGAS encoded by the coding sequence ATGGCAGTCATCAAATCAGGCAAACTCGAGCACGAAGCCCACACGCTTTCGACCGTCGCATTCAATCTGCACGACGTTTCGGACAAGGCACAAAGCGACCTGAACAACGTGAAGCTCAAGGCCGCCGACATCATCAAGCAGGCCCAAGAGCAAGCCAAGCAGATCCGTGCCAAGGCCGAAGCCGAGGGACGCCAGGCCGCCGAACAAAAGGCCCGTGAATCGCTTAAGATCGAAGTCGATCAGCACGCCGCGACGCTACTGCCGGCGCTGCGAACGTTGGTGCAAGACCTGACAACCGAGCGTCAGCACTGGCTCAATCAGTGGGAAAAGGCCGGTCTGCAGGTTGCCGTCGCCATTGCCGAGAAGGTGATCCGCCGCGAGATCGCCAGCGATCCTCAGATTTCGGCCACGCTCGTTCGCGAGTCGTTGCAATTGGCATCTGGCTGCGGCGAGATTCACGTTCGGCTCAATCCACAAGACTTAAGCAGCATGCAAAGCGGCGAAGCGATGCTGTGCGACGAGCTGAAGAAGCTTGCCGCGACGCAGATCATTGCCGATCCTTCCATCAGCCGCGGCGGCTGCGTGGTCGAAACCAAGTTTGGTTCGATCGACAACCGCATCGAGACTCAGTTGTCGCGGATCGCCGACGAACTGGGAGGTGCCTCATGA